The following coding sequences are from one Acidimicrobiales bacterium window:
- a CDS encoding DUF3499 family protein, giving the protein MSRRCARPACGAAAVATLAYDYKARVVWLGALADEAHPATHDLCAIHAERLSAPQGWTVEDRRGPHALPSDPAKGGASSGATSAA; this is encoded by the coding sequence ATGTCCAGGCGCTGCGCACGACCCGCCTGCGGCGCCGCCGCGGTGGCCACGCTCGCCTACGACTACAAGGCCAGGGTCGTGTGGCTGGGGGCCCTCGCCGACGAGGCGCACCCGGCCACCCACGACCTCTGCGCGATCCACGCGGAACGCCTCTCCGCGCCCCAGGGGTGGACGGTCGAGGACCGGCGCGGCCCGCACGCGCTCCCGTCCGACCCCGCGAAGGGCGGGGCCTCGTCCGGGGCCACGTCCGCGGCCTAG